A region from the Halosolutus gelatinilyticus genome encodes:
- a CDS encoding ATP-binding protein: MERFVDREDELSRLQGCYESDEADMVVIFGRRRLGKTELVRESLEDRDDAVLYQATETTRQIQLDAFVDVAAESFPGIDRIEGEWESLLGYLADQDAVIVLDEFPYLIDADESLPSEIQRLWDQELRDTGVTLILVGSSISMMEEATLLGNSPLYGRFTEKIDLRQLDFAAARTFFPESYTAEQLFLAWGVFGGTPYYLDGVDLDNDLGTVIRQALLSRQGFLHDEPEYVLRTELTEPNRYFAILKAIAAGNTTSNEIAQTVGIDGKQISTYTQKLERLRLVEREVPVTEDKTKSRRGRYRILDPLFRFWFRFVYGNEDRYERLGADAYETVIEPELADFVSGAFETRCQDILPELYPDMMFTDIGRWWYNEYEVDVVGLAADGTMVTGECKFTSAPLDYSALASLEAHTDEIRWSPDGSEVAHKYALFARNGFTESVREAAADRDDLQLFDLERIVDPGASQ; the protein is encoded by the coding sequence ATGGAGCGATTCGTGGATCGGGAGGATGAACTCAGTCGGCTTCAAGGTTGTTACGAGTCGGACGAAGCTGACATGGTCGTGATTTTCGGTCGTCGCCGCCTCGGGAAGACCGAACTCGTCCGAGAGTCGCTGGAAGACCGCGATGACGCCGTTCTGTACCAAGCGACTGAAACAACCCGGCAGATCCAACTGGACGCATTCGTGGACGTGGCAGCAGAGTCATTTCCGGGAATCGATCGGATTGAGGGCGAATGGGAATCGTTGCTCGGGTATCTCGCTGACCAGGATGCAGTCATCGTGCTGGACGAATTCCCGTATCTGATTGACGCTGACGAGAGTCTCCCGTCGGAGATTCAGCGACTGTGGGATCAGGAGTTGCGTGACACCGGTGTGACGCTCATACTCGTGGGGTCCTCGATCAGTATGATGGAGGAGGCGACGCTTCTCGGGAATAGTCCGCTGTACGGCCGGTTCACCGAGAAGATTGATCTGCGCCAGCTTGATTTTGCTGCTGCACGCACGTTCTTCCCCGAGAGCTATACCGCCGAACAACTGTTCCTCGCGTGGGGTGTGTTTGGGGGGACGCCGTACTATTTGGACGGCGTTGATCTGGACAACGATCTCGGAACAGTCATCCGGCAGGCGCTCCTGTCACGGCAAGGGTTTCTGCATGATGAGCCGGAGTACGTGCTTCGCACTGAATTGACCGAGCCGAACCGGTACTTTGCTATCTTGAAGGCGATTGCGGCCGGGAACACGACATCGAATGAGATCGCGCAAACGGTCGGGATCGATGGCAAGCAGATTTCAACGTACACGCAGAAGCTGGAGCGGCTACGGTTGGTCGAACGGGAGGTGCCGGTGACGGAGGACAAGACGAAGTCACGCCGGGGTCGGTACCGGATTCTCGATCCGTTGTTCCGGTTTTGGTTCCGGTTCGTCTATGGGAACGAAGACCGCTACGAGCGGTTGGGTGCCGACGCCTACGAGACGGTCATCGAACCGGAGCTGGCGGACTTCGTGAGCGGGGCATTCGAAACGCGCTGTCAGGACATCCTGCCTGAACTCTATCCCGATATGATGTTCACCGACATCGGCCGCTGGTGGTACAACGAGTACGAGGTGGATGTCGTCGGGCTCGCCGCAGACGGGACGATGGTGACGGGCGAGTGCAAGTTCACGTCTGCACCGCTCGATTACAGCGCGCTTGCCTCACTCGAAGCCCACACAGACGAGATTCGATGGTCGCCTGATGGTAGCGAAGTCGCGCACAAGTATGCGCTGTTCGCCCGAAACGGGTTCACGGAATCTGTTCGTGAGGCGGCCGCTGACCGTGACGATCTGCAGTTGTTCGACCTCGAACGGATCGTTGACCCGGGAGCATCGCAGTAG
- a CDS encoding site-specific integrase: MTSLPPKVEALHIRIEESEDLIQDDKDALMQFSSELGAHNYSTGRRVKLLQHCTMMAGDSEKYSPDQLPEPDLVDILGDTETEKKKAKRYVSWINGNYDSEESKRDHRVALRMFGGHVTRGDPEDEKPYSVEWISADLPSDYDPIPDKTKMWWWDEHILPVLNNAKYARNKAAVAVDWDSGARSGEFRSMKVGDVGDHKYGKEITVNGRQGQRSVTLITSVPYLQRWLEVHPKADDPEAPLWCDLDNGRDVSYKMKQKMLRKPVERAVKNGDLQKPSKMGFTRMRKSSASYLARKNVSQHHLERHHGWVENSDEARRYIIVFAEDTAREVARAHGMDVSADEISDIGPVECPRCQRETPRDKVQCMWCGQALSPKGVEKIEERRERLFDSALEAEEDMKDRLKSVQSELEELRALGLDV, from the coding sequence ATGACAAGCTTGCCGCCTAAGGTCGAAGCCCTCCACATTCGGATTGAAGAATCAGAAGACCTCATACAGGATGACAAAGACGCGCTGATGCAGTTCTCATCCGAACTCGGTGCTCATAACTATTCAACGGGCAGGCGGGTGAAGCTCTTACAGCACTGTACGATGATGGCAGGTGATTCGGAGAAATACAGTCCGGATCAGCTTCCCGAACCTGATCTCGTCGATATACTTGGCGACACGGAGACGGAGAAAAAGAAGGCGAAACGGTACGTCAGCTGGATCAACGGGAACTACGATAGCGAGGAGTCAAAACGGGATCATCGAGTCGCACTCCGGATGTTCGGTGGGCATGTTACTCGCGGAGATCCTGAGGACGAGAAACCATACAGTGTTGAATGGATCTCGGCTGATCTCCCGTCAGACTACGATCCGATTCCGGACAAGACGAAAATGTGGTGGTGGGACGAACACATTCTCCCGGTGCTAAATAACGCGAAGTATGCCAGAAACAAGGCGGCGGTCGCAGTTGATTGGGACTCTGGTGCTCGCTCGGGCGAATTCCGGTCGATGAAAGTCGGTGACGTCGGTGACCATAAGTACGGGAAAGAAATCACAGTCAACGGTCGGCAGGGACAACGGTCAGTCACCCTCATCACATCCGTCCCGTATCTCCAACGCTGGTTGGAGGTTCACCCAAAAGCGGACGATCCAGAAGCACCGCTCTGGTGCGATCTGGATAATGGAAGGGACGTGAGTTACAAAATGAAGCAGAAAATGCTCCGAAAGCCTGTTGAGCGAGCAGTTAAGAACGGGGATCTGCAGAAGCCGTCGAAGATGGGCTTCACCCGGATGCGAAAATCCTCCGCGAGTTATCTGGCTCGCAAGAACGTGTCTCAACATCACTTAGAGCGCCATCACGGGTGGGTCGAGAACAGCGACGAAGCACGGCGATACATCATCGTCTTCGCGGAAGACACCGCCCGCGAGGTTGCTCGTGCTCACGGTATGGACGTTTCAGCGGACGAAATCTCTGATATCGGCCCGGTTGAATGTCCCCGATGTCAGCGCGAAACGCCGCGAGACAAGGTCCAGTGTATGTGGTGTGGACAGGCGCTGAGTCCCAAAGGTGTCGAGAAGATCGAAGAGCGGCGGGAACGACTGTTCGACTCCGCACTTGAGGCAGAGGAGGATATGAAAGATCGACTCAAGAGCGTCCAGAGCGAACTTGAAGAGCTCCGAGCGTTAGGGCTGGATGTCTAA
- a CDS encoding VOC family protein translates to MDFLGQEPVGLWLIKAQGDAERELIGRQTGNRPSFVFYTDDLLETYETLVDHGATVTSEPDSDASSTYVHFEDLYGNRGILVELDESAA, encoded by the coding sequence GTGGATTTTCTCGGACAAGAACCAGTTGGCCTCTGGCTCATCAAGGCACAGGGAGACGCCGAACGCGAACTGATCGGCCGACAGACGGGTAACCGGCCAAGTTTCGTCTTCTACACCGACGATCTCCTCGAGACGTACGAGACGCTAGTAGACCACGGGGCCACCGTTACGAGCGAACCGGATTCCGACGCCTCGAGCACCTACGTTCACTTCGAAGATCTGTACGGAAATCGCGGCATCCTCGTCGAGTTGGACGAGTCGGCCGCGTAG
- a CDS encoding peptidoglycan DD-metalloendopeptidase family protein gives MPRKFSRRSVVKSLGITATGITGTAALSGSASAFSDGERVEVTASALNTREQPGTESPIVATLNNGEVGEIMNGPTDKDGYRWWGVHWLDRNVWGWSVERYLQSTSGDGSDFDWPITGYITSPYGARPGHYAVDIGANGNIGEPIYAAHDGVVDIRSYESGGCGNYLKLGHGNGYQTMYCHLNSFDVVQGESVARGQKIGGMGNTGNSTGPHLHFTIERNGNHLSIPGSDGETVTAGTKIPKDYSGI, from the coding sequence ATGCCACGAAAATTCAGCAGACGATCGGTCGTCAAATCACTCGGAATCACCGCGACGGGAATCACCGGAACCGCAGCACTGAGCGGTTCGGCGAGCGCGTTTAGCGACGGCGAGCGCGTCGAAGTTACCGCAAGCGCACTGAACACGCGGGAACAGCCCGGCACTGAATCGCCCATCGTCGCCACGCTGAACAACGGTGAGGTCGGCGAGATCATGAACGGACCGACCGACAAGGACGGCTACAGATGGTGGGGCGTCCATTGGCTCGATCGGAACGTGTGGGGCTGGTCGGTCGAGCGGTACCTCCAGTCCACGTCCGGCGACGGTTCGGACTTCGACTGGCCGATTACGGGTTACATTACGTCTCCGTACGGCGCTCGCCCCGGTCACTACGCGGTGGACATCGGCGCTAACGGCAACATCGGCGAACCGATTTACGCGGCTCACGACGGTGTCGTGGACATCCGAAGCTACGAATCGGGTGGCTGCGGCAACTACCTCAAACTCGGTCACGGAAACGGCTACCAGACGATGTACTGCCACCTGAACAGCTTCGACGTGGTGCAGGGCGAGAGCGTCGCACGCGGCCAGAAAATCGGCGGCATGGGTAACACCGGCAACTCGACCGGCCCTCACCTGCACTTCACTATCGAACGGAACGGCAACCACCTCTCGATTCCCGGCTCCGACGGCGAAACCGTCACGGCAGGCACCAAGATTCCGAAAGACTATTCCGGCATCTGA
- a CDS encoding DUF7577 domain-containing protein, with the protein MVTPGQVYVAIVVLLLFVALGVGIRVLKRIALDGLERRRKWRAEEIERYTEDEEYDRISSETLAKNSDGRTRLLCRRCGAENDPSFSYCRQCVEPL; encoded by the coding sequence GTGGTCACTCCGGGCCAGGTCTACGTGGCGATCGTCGTGCTGCTGTTGTTCGTTGCGTTAGGGGTCGGAATCCGCGTTCTGAAGCGGATCGCGCTGGACGGTCTCGAGCGGCGCCGCAAGTGGCGGGCGGAAGAGATCGAGCGGTACACCGAAGACGAGGAGTACGATCGGATTTCGTCCGAGACGCTCGCGAAGAATTCGGACGGACGGACGCGCCTGCTCTGTCGACGATGCGGCGCGGAGAACGATCCGTCGTTCTCGTACTGCCGTCAGTGCGTCGAACCCCTGTGA
- a CDS encoding FkbM family methyltransferase translates to MADIVAKVNHAVSDPSVVQPWFETNRRKVGRWLRRREVGPLLGGLTGGLTDWNAYTSYLAWRGDERAVVREINGSEMVLDPTMAGISQELLMYGGREELSASIFERELTQLAQQVDSPVTVLEIGANIGYYALLEARVLGDDTRVLAFEPDPRNVDLLSRSIERNGYGDRIDVERVAVGDSDGTITFNILPLSNKSHVAEESFTRAHDVERQIDVPQKTVSTILDERDVAADEINVVRMDVEGYEAQVFQGMSDVLDSEQPLVLFFELHRSRLDDDRFEWMLDTLAESGLEIVAVTDLVGPMWYETQLPWSSFDELREIDEDHSIHLILRRTPNEESTDSRRLTAQRLSAVRETLFP, encoded by the coding sequence ATGGCGGACATCGTCGCGAAGGTAAACCACGCAGTTAGCGATCCGTCGGTCGTCCAGCCCTGGTTCGAAACCAATCGGCGCAAAGTCGGGCGCTGGCTCCGCCGACGGGAGGTCGGCCCCCTGCTCGGCGGGCTCACGGGCGGACTCACAGACTGGAACGCCTACACGAGCTATCTCGCCTGGCGGGGTGACGAACGGGCCGTGGTGCGCGAAATCAACGGCAGCGAAATGGTTCTCGATCCGACAATGGCCGGCATCTCCCAGGAGCTGTTGATGTACGGCGGCCGCGAGGAGCTGTCGGCCAGCATCTTCGAGCGGGAACTCACCCAGCTTGCTCAGCAAGTCGACTCGCCCGTCACCGTACTGGAGATCGGCGCCAACATCGGCTACTACGCGCTGCTCGAGGCGCGTGTTCTCGGGGACGACACCCGCGTACTGGCGTTCGAACCCGACCCGAGAAACGTCGACCTCCTCTCACGATCGATCGAGCGCAACGGCTACGGCGATCGGATCGACGTCGAACGGGTCGCGGTCGGCGACAGCGACGGCACGATCACCTTCAACATCCTACCGCTGAGTAACAAATCGCACGTCGCCGAGGAGTCGTTCACCCGGGCACACGACGTCGAGCGGCAGATCGACGTCCCGCAGAAGACCGTCTCGACCATCCTCGACGAGCGCGACGTCGCGGCCGACGAGATCAACGTCGTGCGGATGGACGTCGAGGGGTACGAGGCGCAGGTGTTTCAGGGGATGTCCGACGTGCTCGACTCGGAGCAGCCGCTGGTGCTCTTCTTCGAACTCCACCGCTCCAGGTTGGACGACGATCGGTTCGAGTGGATGCTCGATACGCTGGCGGAGTCCGGCCTCGAGATCGTCGCCGTGACGGATCTCGTCGGGCCGATGTGGTACGAAACCCAGCTCCCCTGGTCCTCGTTCGACGAGTTGCGCGAGATCGACGAGGACCACTCGATTCACCTGATCCTCAGGCGAACTCCCAACGAGGAGTCGACCGACTCCCGGCGACTGACCGCTCAACGGTTATCAGCCGTTCGCGAGACGCTATTCCCGTGA
- a CDS encoding aldo/keto reductase: MSNDSIANESDTFELGGTTVHRLGFGAMRLCGEGIIGPPEDEVQAREVLETAVDLGIDLIDTADSYGPGVSERLIGQTLGDRDDVLVATKAGLLRNRDGDWLSHGDPDYIRNQVLVSLDRLRTDTIDLYQFHRPDPDTPYEDSIATFAKLQDEGFVREVGVSNVSVEQLETAREHVDVATVQNRYNVNDRSSADVLTVCEENGIGFIPWAPIDGDDLAAHAEPLDEIADEHDATRRQVALAWLLDRSDVVLPIPGTSDPDHLEANVAASRLSLDDAEVRRLTELAN; encoded by the coding sequence GTGAGCAACGACTCGATCGCAAACGAAAGCGACACGTTCGAACTCGGTGGAACGACGGTTCACCGGCTCGGTTTCGGCGCGATGCGGCTCTGCGGCGAGGGGATAATCGGCCCGCCCGAGGACGAGGTACAGGCTCGCGAGGTCCTCGAAACGGCCGTCGATCTCGGAATCGACCTGATCGACACCGCCGACTCCTACGGACCCGGCGTGAGCGAACGGCTCATCGGTCAGACGCTCGGCGATCGCGACGACGTGCTCGTTGCGACCAAGGCGGGGCTCCTCCGAAATCGCGACGGTGACTGGCTCTCCCATGGCGACCCGGACTACATTCGCAATCAGGTCCTCGTCTCCCTCGATCGATTGCGGACCGACACGATCGACCTCTATCAGTTCCACCGGCCGGATCCCGACACGCCGTACGAGGACTCCATCGCGACGTTCGCCAAACTCCAAGACGAGGGGTTCGTTCGCGAGGTCGGCGTGAGCAACGTCTCGGTCGAGCAACTCGAGACAGCCCGCGAGCACGTCGATGTCGCCACCGTTCAGAACCGATACAACGTGAACGATCGCTCCAGCGCCGACGTGCTTACGGTCTGCGAAGAGAACGGGATCGGCTTCATCCCCTGGGCGCCGATCGACGGCGACGATCTCGCGGCGCACGCGGAGCCGCTGGACGAAATCGCCGACGAGCACGACGCCACCCGCAGACAGGTCGCGCTGGCGTGGTTGCTCGACCGATCGGACGTCGTCCTCCCCATCCCGGGGACGTCGGACCCCGACCATCTCGAGGCGAACGTCGCCGCGTCGCGGCTCTCGCTCGACGACGCGGAGGTACGACGGCTCACCGAGCTGGCGAACTGA
- a CDS encoding cupin domain-containing protein, whose protein sequence is MGYDTATKTDVDSVAPEEWGGLWFLKGALGADRLGLSVLELEPGRKGKEHDETKTGQEEIYYVVEGAVEVDLTDRSETIALEADEVIRLDPDESRQIHNRGDERAKLVLVGAPL, encoded by the coding sequence ATGGGCTACGACACCGCGACGAAGACTGATGTCGACTCGGTCGCCCCGGAGGAGTGGGGCGGACTGTGGTTCCTGAAAGGCGCCCTCGGCGCAGATCGACTCGGACTGTCGGTGCTCGAACTCGAACCCGGCCGCAAAGGCAAGGAACACGACGAAACGAAGACCGGTCAGGAGGAGATCTACTACGTCGTGGAGGGCGCCGTCGAGGTCGACCTGACCGATCGATCGGAGACGATCGCGCTCGAGGCCGATGAGGTGATCCGACTCGACCCCGACGAATCGCGACAGATCCACAACCGGGGCGACGAGCGGGCGAAACTCGTGCTGGTCGGCGCACCGCTGTAG
- a CDS encoding phospholipase D-like domain-containing protein, with product MASLSPATDVVPDVETGSPVETAFSYPTLRGEPDDVHEETVATLLSRAAPGSTVHLSTFTFTRTNLARTCIEAAERGVDLNILIDEHFAHTAATRLLLDELDDSVSITVDGAIGDNINHNKFLLLDTLRNGETEVVWQSSANFTNSQRHLHNTSIVFRGDADLYDAYRSYWNDMMTGETNYHYNRTVETDTATVFFSPRSDFDPLLTALENVSPSSDAAIRFMYFIWDTGRLEVIDRIAELVDGGCSVGVILNQGASNVADHLRNAGAEVLEYPSYTPRKGLTPDRSPNVHSKNMLIDADFDVDGDAERRKLVYTGSQNLSGFGLTNNDETLLRIEDDDVYCRFLRDWNRVRSQGLVKSGMRDGVTRYRRAARYQGSTRC from the coding sequence ATGGCCTCCCTGTCACCGGCAACCGACGTGGTACCTGACGTCGAAACCGGCTCCCCCGTCGAGACTGCGTTCAGTTATCCGACGCTCAGAGGAGAGCCGGACGACGTCCACGAAGAGACGGTAGCTACGCTATTGTCCCGTGCGGCACCGGGATCGACCGTTCACCTCTCCACCTTTACGTTCACGCGAACGAACCTGGCGAGGACGTGCATCGAAGCCGCCGAGCGGGGCGTCGACCTGAACATACTGATCGACGAGCACTTCGCTCACACGGCCGCAACGCGACTGTTACTCGACGAGCTGGACGATTCGGTATCGATCACCGTCGATGGAGCGATCGGAGACAATATCAATCACAACAAATTTCTCCTCCTGGACACGTTACGAAACGGCGAGACGGAGGTCGTCTGGCAGTCGTCGGCTAATTTCACGAACAGTCAACGCCACCTGCACAACACGTCGATCGTGTTCCGCGGGGACGCCGACCTGTACGACGCCTATCGAAGTTACTGGAACGACATGATGACCGGCGAGACGAATTATCACTATAACCGAACCGTCGAAACCGACACCGCCACCGTCTTCTTCTCTCCCCGATCCGACTTCGACCCCCTCCTTACGGCGCTCGAAAACGTTTCACCGTCCTCGGACGCGGCGATTCGGTTCATGTACTTCATCTGGGATACGGGCCGCCTCGAAGTGATCGACCGAATCGCGGAGCTCGTCGACGGCGGGTGCTCCGTCGGCGTGATCCTCAACCAAGGGGCCAGCAACGTCGCCGATCATCTCCGAAACGCGGGAGCCGAAGTGCTCGAATATCCGAGCTACACCCCACGAAAGGGATTGACGCCCGATCGGTCCCCGAACGTTCATTCAAAGAATATGTTGATAGACGCGGATTTCGACGTCGACGGCGACGCGGAGCGCCGGAAACTCGTCTACACGGGCTCGCAGAATTTGAGCGGATTCGGGTTGACCAACAACGACGAAACGCTCCTTCGGATCGAAGATGACGACGTGTACTGTCGGTTTCTTCGGGACTGGAACCGCGTTCGTAGTCAAGGGCTCGTAAAAAGCGGGATGAGAGACGGGGTGACCCGCTACCGACGGGCGGCCCGCTACCAAGGATCGACCCGCTGTTGA
- a CDS encoding phosphatase PAP2 family protein: MAFGSITILIVLVVTALVAVMSKLSGIDPFALTVDEIQARSRAIAPYAGVLILVYLFNRASHTTTGQRLSTALGVNITDELYALEGDFVAALQSLIPLELTGFFSSVYLFGFGFILCFSVIAYLFLPTHRHLKELFVAYSANYGIGALCYLLFIARGPRKVIDTVREPMFEQYPQVMTFTAEINSSANVFPSLHVSFAVTVAILAWRTRDDYPLWSWVATVLAAAIIVSTMFLGIHWLIDVIAGIGVAVVSVAIALYAVDRRTSEPYS, translated from the coding sequence ATGGCGTTCGGGAGCATAACTATCCTCATCGTCCTCGTGGTTACCGCGCTGGTCGCAGTGATGAGCAAACTCAGCGGCATCGATCCGTTCGCGCTGACCGTCGATGAGATACAAGCGCGGTCACGGGCGATCGCGCCGTACGCCGGCGTATTGATCCTCGTGTACCTGTTCAACCGAGCGTCGCACACGACCACGGGACAGCGGCTCTCGACAGCCTTGGGCGTCAACATCACCGACGAACTGTACGCTCTCGAGGGCGATTTCGTCGCGGCCCTTCAGTCGCTCATCCCGCTCGAATTGACCGGATTTTTTTCGTCCGTCTACCTGTTCGGATTCGGATTTATCCTCTGCTTTTCGGTGATCGCGTATCTGTTCTTACCGACGCACCGGCATCTGAAGGAGCTCTTCGTCGCCTACAGCGCTAACTACGGCATCGGCGCGCTCTGTTACCTCCTGTTTATCGCACGCGGCCCGCGGAAGGTGATCGACACCGTTCGAGAGCCGATGTTCGAGCAGTATCCGCAGGTGATGACGTTCACCGCGGAGATCAACTCGAGCGCGAACGTCTTTCCGTCGCTTCACGTCTCGTTCGCGGTAACCGTGGCGATACTGGCGTGGCGAACGCGCGACGACTACCCGCTGTGGTCGTGGGTCGCGACCGTCCTCGCCGCGGCCATCATCGTCTCGACGATGTTCCTCGGCATTCACTGGTTGATCGACGTGATCGCCGGGATCGGCGTCGCCGTCGTCAGCGTGGCGATCGCGTTGTACGCCGTCGATCGTCGCACATCCGAGCCGTACTCGTAA
- a CDS encoding aldo/keto reductase — MNHRRLGSTGRDVSEVGLGTWNIGGSWGDVSDETGRDVVRAALDSGIDFVDTADVYGDGRSERHVGRVLDERDAHDDVFVATKAGRRLDPHEAGRYTYENISEFVDRSRENLGEETLDLVQLHCPPTEAYYQPSTFEALERLTDEGTIAHAGVSVEKVEEATKAIEYDVVETVQIIFNPFRQRPKELFFEQARKKDIGVIVRVPYASGLLTGALDREQSFPENDHRNFNREGEAFDVGETFAGVPYETGHDAVEALDPHVPEDLSLAAFTLRWILDHEAVSTVIPGTTSPKHVRSNAAASDLEPLSNRAHGATRDVYEEYVAEHVHHRW; from the coding sequence ATGAACCATCGACGACTCGGTTCGACCGGACGCGACGTCTCGGAAGTCGGCCTCGGCACGTGGAACATCGGCGGCAGCTGGGGCGACGTCTCCGACGAGACCGGCCGCGACGTCGTCCGCGCCGCTCTCGATTCGGGTATCGACTTCGTCGACACCGCGGACGTCTACGGCGACGGTCGCAGCGAGCGACACGTCGGCCGCGTCCTCGACGAGCGCGACGCTCACGACGACGTCTTCGTTGCGACGAAAGCCGGTCGACGGCTCGATCCCCACGAAGCGGGCCGCTACACCTACGAGAACATCTCCGAGTTCGTCGACCGGAGCCGCGAGAACCTCGGCGAGGAGACGCTCGACCTCGTCCAGTTGCACTGCCCGCCGACCGAGGCGTACTACCAGCCGTCGACGTTCGAGGCCCTCGAACGGCTCACAGACGAGGGCACGATCGCCCACGCCGGCGTCAGCGTCGAGAAGGTCGAGGAGGCGACCAAGGCGATCGAGTACGACGTCGTGGAGACGGTCCAGATCATCTTCAACCCGTTTCGTCAGCGCCCGAAGGAGCTGTTCTTCGAGCAAGCCAGAAAGAAGGATATCGGCGTGATCGTCCGCGTCCCGTACGCCTCGGGGCTGCTGACGGGTGCGCTCGATCGCGAGCAGTCGTTCCCCGAGAACGACCACCGCAACTTCAACCGCGAGGGCGAGGCGTTCGACGTCGGGGAGACGTTCGCGGGCGTCCCCTACGAGACGGGTCACGATGCCGTCGAGGCGCTCGACCCCCACGTTCCCGAGGATCTCTCGCTGGCCGCGTTCACGCTCCGCTGGATCCTCGACCACGAGGCGGTGTCGACGGTCATTCCGGGGACCACGTCGCCGAAGCACGTCCGATCGAACGCCGCCGCATCCGATCTCGAACCGCTATCCAACCGGGCCCACGGCGCGACGCGAGACGTCTACGAGGAGTACGTCGCCGAACACGTACACCACCGCTGGTGA
- a CDS encoding DUF5814 domain-containing protein — protein MAITDKIYIKNHRQLSSQLETNIPKGAFKGATLDLLFRGDGLDKLDDTTRDRVLDFAEDFLDCDCDDNPYCGCPEQKFIRYLLELRAQGLGPGAIVDVMSDDYMVYAYAGDVLSFLDDGVRTLEAAEALARVDGAGEKEDEIRRAKRDLTR, from the coding sequence GTGGCCATCACCGACAAGATCTACATCAAGAACCATCGGCAGCTCAGCTCCCAGCTCGAGACGAACATTCCCAAAGGCGCGTTCAAGGGGGCGACCCTGGACCTGCTCTTTCGCGGGGACGGCCTCGACAAACTCGACGACACGACCCGCGATCGGGTGCTGGACTTCGCCGAGGACTTTCTCGACTGCGACTGCGACGACAACCCCTACTGCGGCTGCCCGGAGCAGAAGTTCATCCGGTACCTGCTCGAACTCCGCGCGCAGGGGCTCGGTCCGGGCGCGATCGTCGACGTGATGTCCGACGACTACATGGTCTACGCCTACGCCGGCGACGTCCTTTCGTTCCTCGACGACGGCGTCCGCACGCTCGAAGCGGCCGAAGCCCTCGCCCGGGTCGACGGCGCCGGGGAGAAAGAAGACGAGATTCGCCGGGCAAAGCGGGACCTCACGAGATAA
- a CDS encoding ribbon-helix-helix protein, CopG family, protein MGNKNKTISFRVNEDAFEALQDIAEERDISLSAVFRDYVDQLVEHDGQVAVVPESDLRAAGTAEGEGDLQFPPTVEVPKSFIREHERLELEADHLREQLDEYKSYVTDLQDRLEDENNEVLLLDDLDEADGPSQLR, encoded by the coding sequence ATGGGCAACAAGAACAAGACGATCTCGTTTCGCGTGAACGAGGACGCGTTCGAGGCGTTACAGGACATCGCCGAGGAGCGCGACATCTCGTTGTCCGCCGTTTTCCGGGACTACGTCGATCAACTCGTCGAACACGACGGACAGGTCGCGGTCGTGCCGGAGTCCGACCTCCGAGCCGCGGGGACTGCCGAGGGAGAAGGGGACCTCCAGTTCCCTCCGACCGTGGAGGTGCCGAAGAGCTTCATCCGGGAGCACGAACGGCTCGAACTCGAAGCCGACCACCTCCGCGAGCAACTCGACGAGTACAAATCCTACGTCACCGACCTCCAGGACCGCCTCGAGGACGAGAACAACGAGGTACTCCTGCTCGACGACCTCGACGAGGCCGACGGTCCGTCGCAGCTCCGCTAG